In one window of Miscanthus floridulus cultivar M001 chromosome 12, ASM1932011v1, whole genome shotgun sequence DNA:
- the LOC136497248 gene encoding protein S-acyltransferase 11-like, with protein sequence MAEPEREQRPLLEVEQSVTSIPEDHEATCWGCGLRLVFTSYSPIYKCGWCGAITQSNQTTRKPDSIWFSHWRCLRDRFFVTVLILFMLFVICGGVWAVYPTVFKISNFCGIFHCMVTAVLALFTITSYCLASFKSAGAPTNIRWGSYPMVGKRDLENYTFCTYCNKPKPPRAHHCRSCKMCVVDMDHHCPFIGNCVGASNHQVFVIFLISVVISCSYAAGMTIYASYQIWPSVDFPNLASNRHSMSFWKILLEIFATVAGSAFFLSARGLVLVYLAFASLSVNAGIGVLLYQQLSYIYEGNTYLNHLSSPNPLHGERGLQNIVRFFGCRYPISRVLLRYSNTGKLQDNSGTGSKLL encoded by the exons ATGGCGGAGCCGGAGCGGGAGCAGCGCCCGCTGCTGGAG GTAGAGCAATCTGTCACATCCATACCGGAAGATCATGAAGCCACATGTTGGGGCTGTGGGCTCCGGCTTGTTTTCACGAGTTACTCACCTATCTATAAGTGTGGCTGGTGTGGAGCCATTACGCAAAGCAACCAGACCACAAGGAAACCTGATAGTATATGGTTTTCCCACTGGAGGTGCCTACGGGACAGATTCTTTGTGACTGTGCTCATCCTCTTCATGCTCTTTGTTATAT GTGGTGGGGTCTGGGCGGTATATCCTACTGTTTTCAAAATCAGCAACTTCTGTGGCATCTTTCACTGCATGGTAACAGCTGTGTTGGCGTTATTTACCATCACAAGCTATTGCTTGGCCTCTTTTAAATCTGCAGGCGCACCAACAAACATTCGGTGGGGCAGCTATCCCATGGTTGGGAAAAGGGATCTTGAGAACTATACTTTTTGTACATACTGTAATAAACCAAAGCCCCCCAGAGCACATCACTGCCGATCTTGTAAAATGTGTGTGGTGGACATGGATCATCATTGCCCATTT ATTGGCAACTGTGTGGGAGCATCAAACCATCAAGTGTTTGTCATTTTTCTTATATCTGTGGTTATTAGTTGTTCTTATGCTGCTGGGATGACCATATATGCGAGTTATCAGATATGGCCGTCTGTTGATTTTCCAAACCTAGCATCAAACCGTCATTCAATGAGTTTTTGGAAAatattgttggagatttttgcTACAGTTGCAGGCTCTGCCTTCTTCTTGTCAGCAAGGGGTCTAGTTCTGGTATATCTAGCATTCGCTAGTTTATCAGTCAATGCTGGTATAGGTGTATTACTGTACCAGCAGCTTAGTTATATCTATGAAGGAAACACATATCTCAACCATCTAAGTTCACCAAATCCCTTGCATGGAGAGAGGGGTTTGCAGAACATTGTTAGATTTTTTGGGTGCCGTTATCCAATTTCCAGAGTTCTCTTGCGATACTCGAACACTGGCAAGTTGCAGGATAATTCAGGGACAGGGTCAAAACTTCTTTAG